The DNA region TACATGCCAAGCCAGCCAATCGTCGGCAGACTCGGTGCAACATGAGCCCCCAGCGCCGCTGAGACTTGAAGGGAGTGAATACTCTCGCCAAGGAAACGAAAGACCAGATAATATATCAGCAGCGTAGCGGTCAGGAAAAACCATCGTACAGGCAGGCGTACACTGAACTGAATAATCGCCACAGCCAATACCATCAGGATAAGCAACGCTCCCCCCATACCGATCAATAGTTGCGAGGTCGCAATCGCAGGCGCCATGCCGATATAAAAGATTGCGGTCTCCGCTCCTTCACGCAATATGGCAAGACCCGCCACAGCGAAGAGTGACCACAGACTTCCCCGGGCCAGCGCACCGCCTACCTGTCGATGTACATAGCTATTCCAGGAGCGGGTATTCGACTTGCTATGCATCCATTGTCCAACCGTTAACATCAGTACAACCGCTGCAAGCCCCGTATACCCCTCAATCATCTCCCGTGTGCTGCCCGAAGATGCCACAGCAAGAGTCAGTGTCAGTACAACTGCCAGCGCCCCACTGAGCAGCAAACCACTACCGGCACCAGCCCAGATCCAGCGCCGGGCCGCAGTCTCTCCACTCTTCTTGGCATAGGCCAGCAATGCAGCCAGTACCAGAATGGCTTCCAGTCCTTCGCGAAGTAGAATCAATGCTGCATCCCATGCATTGTATGAGGTGGTAGTCGTTAACGGCTCCAGCCGATTGATCATTCGGGAAACAACCTCGGTAGCCTTCGCCGTATTAGGCGGGTTGGAGACGACATAACCGGATGCTTCCGCCATTTCATTCTCAATAGCCGTATATGAAGCCGGAGATGATATCTGTACCTGACCTTCAACCAAAGGCCAGGCCACGATAAACTGCTCCAATCCCGCTGCGCCAGAAGTGGTATCCCCCGCCTGAATCTGCTGCTCTATTTGCTCCAGTAATTTCAGCAGGTCGGACAATGAAGAAACGTCAGAGGATGCTGCCGGGTCCTCAATTTCCCCTTCCTTAAGTGTCCCTGCACTGTAGTCCGCGAGCAGCGTGACCAGGTTCTGCATATGCTCGGTTGCCTGTTCTTCCTTGCGGGGCTCAGCCTGCATTGAAATGCGAACCAGGCTAATGTCTTTCTCCAACTGGCTGTATACGCCAAAATGATCCTGACGAATTGGAGCTTCGGTGCCTTTCCAGGCCGTAACGATCCGTTTATAGGCAAGCTCTGCCTGTTTCCAATCGCCCTGTTCCATTGCACTTAAACTTTTACGTGCGTCCGGCAACAACCGTTCAGCCGCTCTACGGCCTGCGTCGCTGCTCTCTTCCGCACCCTGAAACGCCTCAATATACTGATTGGTCGCACGGGCCAGATCGGCCAGTGCTTTCTTGGCTGCATCAGGATCATTGCCAGACAGTGCCTGTTCTGCTTTGGTCATGGCATCACTTACAACGCTGGCGGCCGTCGCAACCTGATCTGCATTCTGCTCGGGCACCAGCGTACTGGCGTCATCCCACAGTTGCCGGAATTCGGCGACGTCCTCTGTTGCTTCTGCCAGCTTGCCCTGTCCCGCTTCAACCAAGGCGCTGCCCACAGGCGGCAATAGGCCATCCAATTGTTTTTGCACAGACTGCTCCCTGTTTGGGAACCCCTCAGCAGAAGCATATGGAATGCCCAGTAAACGAACTCCCCCGGCCCCCACCATCAGGAACACCAGCAGCAGCAGCACGGGGCGCATCAACCTTCCTTTGTACCGCCACTTCTGCGCCTTCCGATCCGCGATCCTGCCCATCTTTGTCATCCTCCTCATTCCTCTGAAACCGTTCAGTGCCGTCAATATAAATTGAACTAAAGATTATTTACACTTGCCACTCCGATGACAGAACAACCTTCCGATCGCTGTTATCCCCAGATTTATAGATTTCTATTTTTCAATGGGAAAAATCCGGGGATAAATGCGAGGTGAATGCTTCCGATGCAGCTTTCTTTCAGAAAGCTTTTAGTTCCGCTGCTTCAGGTTATTTCTGTCCTCTACGTTCTCGTGTAAATGTTTAGTTCAATCTATATAACTATTTATTAAATTAAGGTGTCACCAATATATCCGCCATTTGTACTTCCGGGGAAACAGGCAAATACAGCACTGCCCGTATGCACGGTGTATTCATTCAGCTTGTCGTTCTTCGCCAGCCGTTTCTGGATCGGAATAAACTGATTCTCCAAGTCCCGTTGATAGCTAATGAACAATAATCCTGCATCCAGCTGTCCGGTCTTGGCATCGAGTCCACTCGAATATGAGTAGGAGCGGCGTAAAATTTGCTGACTGCCATCCCCCTTCGCCAGACGGAGATGTGACGTTGCAGGAATGATCGGCTGTCCGTCGGAAGACTTGGCCTTCAGATCTACCGGATCAAACTCACCGCTGCTGCCGAGCGGCGCTCCGCTGTCCCGGTGGCGTCCAAAAGTCGCCTCCTGGTCTTTCAGTGTGGAGCGGTCCCACACCTCCACACGCATGCGCACCCGGCGGACGGCCATATAGCTCCCGCCGGCCATCCACCCCGGACCGTCAGCAGGCTGCGCCCAGACGGTCTGGTCCATCAGCACCGCATCCGTGGTATCCGGATTGCCGGTGCCATCCTTGAAGCCGAGCAAGTTGCGCGGTGTTCCACCCGCAGGGTCAGCTCGGCCCGTGCGCTGGAAACCTTCCTGCGTCCAGCGCAATACCGCATGCCCGCGTGCGATGCGCGCGAGATTGCGGATAGCATGGAAGGCGACCTGCATATCGTCTGCGCAGACTTGCACGCATAGGTCGCCACCACACCACTGCGGGTCCAGCGCATCTCCGGCGAATGCCGGCAGATCACGCAGGCCCTTGGGCTTCCGGCCCTGCAGCCCGAAGCGCCCGTCAAACAAAGAGGGCCCCACACCAAACGTCAATGTGGTTCGAGACGGTGTCAGGCCTGCCGCTTCGCCCGTATCGGTGGGCGGCGTGTTCAGCGTTGTATTATGTTCGCCGATCATCTCTCCGGCGGCCATGGCAGCGGAAGCCGCCGTCCAGTTCTTGAACAGACGGCGGAGATCATCCGCACTTCCTGCCGTCACATCAAAGGCGGCAAAGCAGATGAAATCCTGAGCCGGGGTAATAATGCCCGCCTGGTGCTTGCCATAGAAGGGCAGTGCCTTGTCCGGCGTAGTCTCGGACATCGCCGCCAGACTGCTTTTTCGGCCCAGCGTCATCAGACCACTGGCACCGCCTCCGCCTAACAGCAGACCCAGACCGGCTACACCGGTCAGCTTCAGCATCTCACGCCGTGACAACGGCTTTTTCAGCGAATCCTTTTTCTGCTCGGTCACGGTTCTATACCCCCAGTACCTGTCCCATATTCGACAGCGGCTCGGCCAATGCATCCAGATTCTGGCTCAGCTTGCGCACGTCCTCATCCTTCAGCTTCTCATAGGAAACGTACCCGTCACCATCCTTGAATGGAGCAAGCTCTTTCTCAAGGGCATCGAATCGTTCCGCAATCTGCTGATTCAGATCCTTGTCTTTGGCAGCCAGATCATCCTTGAGCAGGTTATAGATCTCTCGTGCCCCTTCCACATTTGCCGCAAAATCATACAGATCTGTATGGGAGTAACGTTCCTCTTCGCCGGTTACCTTGCTGGAGGAAACCTCATTCAGCAGTTCTACCGCACCCGTTACCATCAGACTCGCATCAATGTCCATCGTCTCAACCTTGGCACGCAGCAGCTTCGCATCACTTAGCAATGTATCCGCAAATTCAGTCATGCCTTCGGTCGTCTTGTCTTCCCAGAGTGCTTTCTCAATCCGGTGGAATCCGCGCCAGTCGGCAGCCTCCACATCTCCGTCACGCGCATCGATATTCGGGTCCAGATCACCAAGTGCCTCGGCTACCGGTTCAATGCGTTCATAATACATACGAGCTGGTGCATATAATGATTTGGCAGTCTCCAGATCACCAGCTTTCACGGCATCCGTGAACTTCTCCGTTTGCTTCACGAATTCATCAATCTGCTCGATTGCAAATGACCGATAGCCATCCACTGCGGTTGTATACTCGCTCCCGGTCGCTTCCTGATCTGCTGCATCTGCAGTTTCAGTGGACGTTTGAGTTTCGCTTTGCGCAGCAGACGTTCCTGCCTGCTTGTCCGAAGCAGTCTCATTATTGCCGCAAGCGGCGAGCAAAACCGAAGTTGCCAGCACAACAGCCGGCAATGCCAATATTTTTTTCAACACGATACACTCCCTATTGGTTAAACTGATTTGTTTGTACTCCTGCACATGAAATGGCGGATGAGTACACCCCTTGGATTAACGTCCATTTAATGATAATGATTATCAATTTCGATATTGACATCATAATTCCGACACATACTTATGTCAATATGAAAATAAGGGGACCGCCCAACCCCTAACTCGGTAGGAGATACCGGGTTTTAGTTCCTTTGAAATCATAGACAAACTTCGCCATCAACCGTTAAAATGAGACAAAATGTCTATATTATTATAATTTTTGTCATTGGAGGCTCATGTCATGAAATGCCCAGTATGTAATCATGAAAATGGAAATGCCAGCTTTTGCGAGAGGTGCGGCTCTAATCTGACCCCTTCCTCCCCTACTTCAGATGCTGTTCAGGGTCAACAATCTGCTGCTGCCGAACCTGAATATACCCGTTGGTCCAGCACCCAGGCGACACCTTCCCATGTTCCCGGCTCATCCAATACGCCTTCTGCTCCCAGACCCGTACAACAAGGATCAGACTCTTCCAGCACAGCTGGACATTCTTCTTCGGGAGACAATACCGCCAATCAATGGAACAATATTGTACAAAATGAGAAAGTTCAGCAAGCCAAAGAAGTAAGCAAACAGTATCTATCCTATTTCCTTAGCGTACTCACCCGTCCTTATCAAACCATGAAGACCGTCGGTGAACAGCATTCAATTAACGGCTGGATTACGATGGCTCTGATTGCAATTCTAACCTCTACATACTTTTTGATTACATTTAGCCGGATGGATGTGGACGGACTGTTCATCGCCGGGTTC from Paenibacillus sp. JNUCC-31 includes:
- the efeB gene encoding iron uptake transporter deferrochelatase/peroxidase subunit is translated as MTEQKKDSLKKPLSRREMLKLTGVAGLGLLLGGGGASGLMTLGRKSSLAAMSETTPDKALPFYGKHQAGIITPAQDFICFAAFDVTAGSADDLRRLFKNWTAASAAMAAGEMIGEHNTTLNTPPTDTGEAAGLTPSRTTLTFGVGPSLFDGRFGLQGRKPKGLRDLPAFAGDALDPQWCGGDLCVQVCADDMQVAFHAIRNLARIARGHAVLRWTQEGFQRTGRADPAGGTPRNLLGFKDGTGNPDTTDAVLMDQTVWAQPADGPGWMAGGSYMAVRRVRMRVEVWDRSTLKDQEATFGRHRDSGAPLGSSGEFDPVDLKAKSSDGQPIIPATSHLRLAKGDGSQQILRRSYSYSSGLDAKTGQLDAGLLFISYQRDLENQFIPIQKRLAKNDKLNEYTVHTGSAVFACFPGSTNGGYIGDTLI
- a CDS encoding zinc ribbon domain-containing protein, yielding MKCPVCNHENGNASFCERCGSNLTPSSPTSDAVQGQQSAAAEPEYTRWSSTQATPSHVPGSSNTPSAPRPVQQGSDSSSTAGHSSSGDNTANQWNNIVQNEKVQQAKEVSKQYLSYFLSVLTRPYQTMKTVGEQHSINGWITMALIAILTSTYFLITFSRMDVDGLFIAGFIRPLLFTAISLIVSIALIYAILKIEKITFRPKTLVAQFGTLLVPAVASLVLANLFIVISYSIAIFFLVVSYVVTFVSLNTVLFQYPLNRTKAVIDSMYSVLIANVVLFYMLYRLLGATIIGLIGLMFSPYGRL
- the efeO gene encoding iron uptake system protein EfeO, encoding MKKILALPAVVLATSVLLAACGNNETASDKQAGTSAAQSETQTSTETADAADQEATGSEYTTAVDGYRSFAIEQIDEFVKQTEKFTDAVKAGDLETAKSLYAPARMYYERIEPVAEALGDLDPNIDARDGDVEAADWRGFHRIEKALWEDKTTEGMTEFADTLLSDAKLLRAKVETMDIDASLMVTGAVELLNEVSSSKVTGEEERYSHTDLYDFAANVEGAREIYNLLKDDLAAKDKDLNQQIAERFDALEKELAPFKDGDGYVSYEKLKDEDVRKLSQNLDALAEPLSNMGQVLGV
- a CDS encoding FTR1 family iron permease, which gives rise to MVGAGGVRLLGIPYASAEGFPNREQSVQKQLDGLLPPVGSALVEAGQGKLAEATEDVAEFRQLWDDASTLVPEQNADQVATAASVVSDAMTKAEQALSGNDPDAAKKALADLARATNQYIEAFQGAEESSDAGRRAAERLLPDARKSLSAMEQGDWKQAELAYKRIVTAWKGTEAPIRQDHFGVYSQLEKDISLVRISMQAEPRKEEQATEHMQNLVTLLADYSAGTLKEGEIEDPAASSDVSSLSDLLKLLEQIEQQIQAGDTTSGAAGLEQFIVAWPLVEGQVQISSPASYTAIENEMAEASGYVVSNPPNTAKATEVVSRMINRLEPLTTTTSYNAWDAALILLREGLEAILVLAALLAYAKKSGETAARRWIWAGAGSGLLLSGALAVVLTLTLAVASSGSTREMIEGYTGLAAVVLMLTVGQWMHSKSNTRSWNSYVHRQVGGALARGSLWSLFAVAGLAILREGAETAIFYIGMAPAIATSQLLIGMGGALLILMVLAVAIIQFSVRLPVRWFFLTATLLIYYLVFRFLGESIHSLQVSAALGAHVAPSLPTIGWLGMYPTWETFIPQMVVLVFMIFNLIRTEVRSAQGASKASL